Proteins from a single region of Chitinivibrionales bacterium:
- a CDS encoding TetR family transcriptional regulator — translation MDPKVNRRQTILDAKKGLILDAARRVFAERGYHETSIEHIAREAGFSKPSLYNYYKDKEDIFLQLSLREIDILLSKMNANCDDSFSSMKNLEGMIRAVFDTFGEHFYFMLTLSHFPLVVLAHHENSQELHRQFASRLMRIVGKLTSVIARGREKGEINTTVNDENCARYITGMIKSVFVHWRMNEKMGDAEQEIAHIMTFISQGVLFYESR, via the coding sequence ATGGACCCTAAGGTAAATCGGCGGCAGACAATCCTTGATGCTAAGAAGGGGCTTATCCTCGATGCGGCACGACGAGTATTCGCCGAGCGGGGATATCATGAAACCAGTATCGAACATATTGCCAGGGAAGCCGGTTTTTCAAAGCCGTCACTCTACAACTATTATAAAGATAAGGAAGATATCTTTCTTCAGCTCTCATTGCGGGAGATCGACATCCTTCTCAGTAAAATGAATGCCAACTGTGATGATTCATTTTCGTCGATGAAAAATCTCGAAGGCATGATTCGGGCGGTATTCGACACGTTTGGTGAGCATTTTTATTTCATGCTTACCCTCTCGCATTTTCCTCTGGTTGTTCTGGCTCATCACGAGAATTCTCAGGAACTCCACCGGCAGTTTGCATCCCGGCTGATGCGTATTGTCGGAAAATTGACCTCGGTAATTGCCCGGGGCAGGGAAAAGGGAGAAATTAACACGACGGTGAACGATGAAAATTGTGCACGCTACATTACGGGAATGATAAAATCGGTATTTGTCCACTGGCGAATGAACGAAAAAATGGGAGATGCAGAGCAGGAGATTGCCCATATAATGACTTTTATTTCTCAGGGAGTGTTGTTCTATGAAAGCAGGTAA